The proteins below come from a single Hirundo rustica isolate bHirRus1 chromosome 6, bHirRus1.pri.v3, whole genome shotgun sequence genomic window:
- the CFL2 gene encoding cofilin-2, translated as MASGVTVNDEVIKVFNDMKVRKSSTPEEIKKRKKAVLFCLSDDKKQIIVEESKQILVGDIGDTVEDPYTAFVKLLPLNDCRYALYDATYETKESKKEDLVFIFWAPESAPLKSKMIYASSKDAIKKKFTGIKHEWQVNGLDDIKDRSTLGEKLGGNVVVSLEGKPL; from the exons ATG GCTTCTGGAGTTACCGTGAATGATGAAGTCATAAAGGTTTTTAATGACATGAAAGTAAGGAAATCTTCAACCccagaagagattaaaaaaagaaagaaagctgtTCTCTTCTGCTTAAGTGATGacaaaaaacaaataattgtAGAGGAGTCGAAGCAGATATTGGTTGGTGACATTGGTGATACTGTGGAGGACCCCTATACAGCCTTTGTGAAGTTGCTACCTTTGAATGATTGCCGATACGCTTTGTATGATGCCACATACGAGACAAAGGAATCTAAGAAAGAAGACCTGGTATTTATATTCTG ggCTCCTGAAAGTGCACCTTTAAAAAGCAAGATGATCTACGCAAGCTCTAAAGAtgccattaaaaagaaatttacag GTATTAAACATGAGTGGCAAGTAAATGGTTTGGATGATATTAAGGACCGTTCAACACTTGGCGAGAAATTGGGAGGCAACGTGGTAGTTTCACTTGAAGGAAAACCCTTATAA